The following is a genomic window from Capnocytophaga stomatis.
TTGCCCCAATGCACGATTGGACAAAAGAAAACATCGAACTGAATTTTGGAAAAGTACTGGAAATCAACCTGCAAGGGCAGTGGGCGGTAACTAAAAACATCACTCACAAAGAGACTAAATTTCAGTTCGTTATGCAGTACGACGGCAATAAAATCATTACCAATCCTGCTGATTATATGCGGTTTTTGATGAAAATCAAACCACCAAAACAAAAGGCGATTCTCGTGCCTGTGTCGCTCAAAGGAAGTGTTTCGGCAGGGATATTAGTGCCGTCAATGGTTACAGATTTTTCATTCAAAGGAGATATATTGACCTTGAAAATCAGTAATACACAAATCAAAAAATGGAAGGTTGATTTTGGAAAAAGTATTACATTAACAGATATTTAAAAACAGATAGAATATGCAATCTTTAAAAAACTTTTGGGAAACCCCAATATATTTACCTTATCTTCACGAATCTTTAACCGATAAAATGATTAAAGATTTTGAACAAAAAATAGGTTACAAACTTCCTGCAAGTTTGATTGAATTATTAAAAATCCAAAATGGTGGTTACGTGCGTTATAGTCTGCCTGAAACTCCACCTATGCAACTTTGGGGAATTGGTAAAAAATATCCGAGTTTAACCGTTTTAGCCAATGAACTTGACGAAGAAGAATATGGCGAGTTTAGTTTTTCGCTTGAGGGTTTAATTGCTTTTGATGGCGACAGACATTACTATCTTTGTTTGGATTATCGGGAAAACAAAGACAATCCGCAAGTAAGTTACATTGATATTGAATGCGATGAAGAAGAAATTATCGCTGATAATTTTGATGAATTTCTGAATATGTTGACACTAAAAACCGATGATTTGTATGTAATTAAGTCAGAATTACCTTTATCGGAAGTTGTGCAATTATTTGAAAATGTGCTGAAAATAAAATTTGACGAACCCGATTTCTTTGACTATGGTTATGAAAATTATCAAGCTAAATTCGGTGGAGATTGGCTATTTTTAAGTCCGAATAAAGTACCTCTCGCCTTTGCCCGAGAAGGTGAAAATAATTTCAATTTGCTGGAAAATTACAAAGACAAAACTACCTATCGTTTTCCTGAAATCAACACAAATTATTCATTACTAATATTTTACAAAGAAGAATTATTTTCTTCATTAAAAGAAAAACTCAATGGAATTCTAGACATTGTAAAGCTATCGGATATTACCAAAAATTAGAGCAAAGACATCAGAAATATGGGAGCAATTTACTATCATTCAAAATTCTGGGGCATTAACAAGTTCGATGATTTCCAAAAAGAATTATCCGAATACAAAAAGAAAATCAAAGAGTTAGACCGCATACAAATTTCGGGAAGTGTAAATATGGAGAAGATTTTACCCGTGCTTTGGGAAGAGATTTTCAAACATCACAAGTCGCTTCATTTACGTTTTTTTCTTTACCAAAGTTTTGATGTGAATTGGATTGCGAATTACCCCGAACTTGAAAGTATTTCCATTGAAGCAATTAGCAATATAAAAAATCTGGAGAAGCTTTCTCTTTTCAAAAATCTGAAGGTTTTAGCACTCAAATTTGATTATAACACAGTAAAAGATTTGAGTTTTTTGGAAAATATCAATCCAAACTTGGAAGAATTATACATCGTTTCTGGGTCAAAAGCCGGAAAAATCGATCTGAATTCGGCAGCTCATTTTCGAAATTTGAAAACGCTACACATTGAAAATCTAGAAAAGAATTTGGAAAAAACTCTTTCGCAATTATCTGAATTAGAAAACTTAACGCTCCGAAGTACTTCCAAACCCAAAACATTGGATTGCATCTCAAAATTTACTAAACTAAAACATTTGACTTTGCAACTATGTGGTTTTGAAAATATTGATGCGGCTATTCATTTAAAATCATTACAATATTTACAACTTTGGCGATTGCCAAAACTTACTGATTTAGAATTTGTTTCACAAATGAAAGATTTACAATTTTTATTTATCGAAACATTAAACGGAGTTACCCAATTCCCTAAAGTAGCTGATTTACAGAAACTCCGAAGAGTTAAAATCACTTCGTGTAAAAATATTACTGATTTCAGCAATGTAGAACACAGTTCCTCCATTATTGATTTCATCATTCAAAATGCTGTGCAAACCGATTTGAATATTTTTATCCCTATTTTGAAAAACAAAAACATTCAAAGGATTGGTATTGGTTATCAAAAAGTTGCTACACAAAAAGAAGTCTTAGCTCTTGCCCAACAATGCGGACGCGAAGAAATTCAGGCGTATATGTACCCTGATTTTGAAGAATTTAAATTCCAATAAAATTCAGAAATTTAAACAAAAGACATAAAATGAGTTTCACTACTGAAATAAAAAACCTAATCCAATTCATAAAAGAAGAAAATTTTATCGCACTTACGGATAATGACAAATCGTACTGCTCGTGGGTTAAGCCTTTGGATAATGAGTGTTCGGTGTATTTATACATCTATGCTTATCAAAAAAAGGATATGCAGAGGTGTTATCTAATCGTTTCTCCTCCACGCTTTAATGACGATAGTTGGGTAGGAAATCCGTTGGCTTTCGGAATTTGCGTGGGCGTAAATTGGGAAGCAAGAACAGGATTTTTTGATAAGTGCATCAACCGATTGAGGAATCTTTTACCGAATGTAAATGATTTAAAAAATGCTGTTATTGCCGAAATATCTTCTAGTAGTGAAATCGCTACCGATTCGGGAAACGCCTCT
Proteins encoded in this region:
- a CDS encoding SMI1/KNR4 family protein — encoded protein: MQSLKNFWETPIYLPYLHESLTDKMIKDFEQKIGYKLPASLIELLKIQNGGYVRYSLPETPPMQLWGIGKKYPSLTVLANELDEEEYGEFSFSLEGLIAFDGDRHYYLCLDYRENKDNPQVSYIDIECDEEEIIADNFDEFLNMLTLKTDDLYVIKSELPLSEVVQLFENVLKIKFDEPDFFDYGYENYQAKFGGDWLFLSPNKVPLAFAREGENNFNLLENYKDKTTYRFPEINTNYSLLIFYKEELFSSLKEKLNGILDIVKLSDITKN
- a CDS encoding leucine-rich repeat domain-containing protein, coding for MGAIYYHSKFWGINKFDDFQKELSEYKKKIKELDRIQISGSVNMEKILPVLWEEIFKHHKSLHLRFFLYQSFDVNWIANYPELESISIEAISNIKNLEKLSLFKNLKVLALKFDYNTVKDLSFLENINPNLEELYIVSGSKAGKIDLNSAAHFRNLKTLHIENLEKNLEKTLSQLSELENLTLRSTSKPKTLDCISKFTKLKHLTLQLCGFENIDAAIHLKSLQYLQLWRLPKLTDLEFVSQMKDLQFLFIETLNGVTQFPKVADLQKLRRVKITSCKNITDFSNVEHSSSIIDFIIQNAVQTDLNIFIPILKNKNIQRIGIGYQKVATQKEVLALAQQCGREEIQAYMYPDFEEFKFQ